From Pseudoleptotrichia goodfellowii, a single genomic window includes:
- the ftsH gene encoding ATP-dependent zinc metalloprotease FtsH, whose amino-acid sequence MDDKNRDDIKKRLEELRKQNNRKDNNNKSPFGGSHVFFSIIILIVLSILFFWNGSIPNYFQQKKEVPYSEFITKVKNGTFKEVTEKDDKMFSEIKENKKSTIYVTRKITERIGQDPNIIQAVENKKITLNVAEPSTSGLILALIVNVLPVVLMIGISIYFIRRIMGNSQGGGPGNIFGFGKSRADRLDKKPDVKFDDVAGVDGAKEELREVVDFLKNPEKYTKAGARVPKGVLLLGRPGTGKTLLAKAVAGESGASFYTISGSEFVEMFVGVGASRVRDLFEKAKSSTPSIIFIDEIDAIGRRRSTGKNSGSNDEREQTLNQLLVEMDGFETDTKVIVIAATNREDILDPALLRAGRFDRRIQVDAPDLQGRIAILKVHAKNKKLATDVKLEDIAKITPGFVGADLANLLNEAAILAARKSSDTIVMEDLDEAVDKIGMGLGQKSKIIKPEEKKLLAYHEGGHAIMSELTPGADPVHKVTIIPRGDAGGFMMPLPEERLVMGSKQILAKIKVAFGGRAAEELVLDDISTGAYSDIKHATMLARRYVESVGMSKKLGPVNLENSDDEFSFVSNKSNETAREIDLEIRKILSEEYENTLNTLRENRDKLDRVAGLLLKKETITGDEVRKIIAGATIEEVLNGEKNTEEKEEQNSENNDSVQLNQENEQQENNQAEEKAAENSEDVLSKNNTEETYVQSTEAAENIIENYNLEEVVKSEEVSDINETNQKDEEDENDSHSGDNDEEFTEEKEEKKIEIPNFMK is encoded by the coding sequence ATGGACGATAAAAACAGAGATGATATAAAAAAACGATTGGAAGAACTGAGAAAGCAGAATAACCGTAAAGATAATAACAATAAATCTCCATTCGGAGGTTCTCATGTATTTTTCAGTATAATTATACTGATAGTACTGTCAATTTTGTTTTTCTGGAACGGAAGTATTCCTAATTATTTTCAGCAAAAAAAGGAAGTTCCGTACAGTGAGTTTATAACAAAAGTAAAAAACGGGACATTTAAAGAAGTGACTGAAAAAGATGATAAAATGTTTTCAGAAATTAAAGAGAATAAAAAAAGTACGATATATGTTACCAGAAAAATTACTGAGAGAATAGGACAGGATCCTAATATTATTCAGGCTGTAGAAAATAAAAAAATTACTCTTAATGTTGCTGAACCTTCCACGTCGGGATTAATTTTGGCACTTATAGTAAATGTGCTTCCTGTAGTATTAATGATAGGAATATCAATATATTTTATAAGAAGAATTATGGGAAATTCCCAAGGCGGAGGACCGGGAAATATATTCGGTTTCGGAAAATCGAGAGCAGACAGGCTTGATAAAAAACCTGATGTAAAATTTGATGATGTGGCAGGAGTAGACGGAGCAAAAGAAGAATTAAGAGAAGTAGTAGACTTTTTAAAAAATCCTGAAAAATATACTAAAGCAGGAGCAAGAGTTCCTAAAGGTGTCCTATTATTAGGAAGACCGGGAACAGGAAAAACTTTATTGGCAAAAGCAGTAGCAGGAGAGTCGGGAGCTTCATTTTACACTATTTCGGGATCTGAATTTGTAGAAATGTTTGTAGGAGTAGGAGCTTCGAGAGTAAGAGATCTGTTTGAAAAAGCTAAATCTTCTACACCGTCTATAATATTTATAGATGAAATAGATGCTATAGGTAGAAGAAGAAGTACAGGGAAAAATAGCGGAAGTAATGATGAAAGAGAACAGACGCTGAACCAGTTACTTGTAGAAATGGACGGATTTGAAACAGATACAAAAGTAATAGTAATTGCGGCTACAAACAGAGAAGATATATTGGATCCGGCTTTATTGAGAGCAGGAAGATTTGACAGAAGAATACAGGTAGATGCACCTGATTTACAAGGCAGAATAGCAATATTAAAAGTACACGCAAAAAACAAAAAACTTGCAACTGATGTAAAACTCGAAGATATAGCAAAAATAACTCCGGGATTTGTTGGAGCAGATTTGGCAAATTTATTGAACGAAGCGGCTATACTTGCGGCAAGAAAATCTTCAGATACTATCGTTATGGAAGATTTAGATGAAGCTGTAGATAAAATAGGAATGGGACTGGGACAAAAAAGTAAAATTATTAAACCTGAAGAGAAAAAACTTCTCGCCTATCATGAAGGCGGACACGCTATTATGAGTGAGTTGACACCGGGAGCTGACCCTGTTCATAAAGTAACAATTATTCCGAGAGGAGATGCAGGAGGATTTATGATGCCTCTTCCTGAGGAAAGACTTGTAATGGGAAGTAAGCAGATTTTGGCTAAAATAAAAGTGGCATTCGGAGGAAGAGCAGCAGAAGAATTGGTACTGGATGATATAAGTACAGGAGCTTATTCCGATATTAAACATGCTACAATGTTGGCAAGAAGATATGTGGAAAGTGTGGGAATGAGTAAAAAACTCGGACCTGTAAACCTTGAAAATTCCGATGACGAATTTAGCTTTGTTTCAAATAAAAGTAATGAAACAGCAAGAGAAATAGATTTGGAAATAAGAAAAATATTAAGTGAAGAATACGAAAATACATTGAATACTTTAAGAGAGAATAGAGATAAACTTGACAGAGTTGCAGGATTGTTATTGAAAAAAGAAACAATCACAGGAGATGAAGTAAGAAAAATCATAGCCGGAGCTACAATTGAGGAAGTTTTAAACGGTGAAAAAAATACAGAAGAAAAAGAAGAACAGAATAGTGAAAATAATGATAGTGTTCAATTGAATCAGGAAAATGAGCAGCAGGAAAATAATCAAGCTGAAGAAAAGGCTGCTGAAAATTCTGAAGATGTTCTTTCGAAGAATAATACTGAAGAAACTTATGTTCAGTCAACAGAAGCAGCTGAAAATATTATTGAAAATTATAATCTTGAAGAAGTTGTTAAAAGTGAAGAAGTTTCAGATATAAATGAAACAAATCAGAAAGATGAAGAAGATGAAAATGACAGTCATTCTGGCGACAATGACGAAGAATTTACAGAAGAAAAAGAAGAGAAAAAAATAGAAATTCCTAATTTTATGAAATAA
- the bcp gene encoding thioredoxin-dependent thiol peroxidase: protein MKAPDFELPADNGEIIKLSDYKGKTVVLYFYPKDSTPGCTQEACSFRDNFERIANKGVTVLGISKDSIKKHKNFKEKNKLPFLLLSDENNDVCEKYQVWKEKMNFGKKYFGIERSTFLIDNKGNIVKEWRKVKVNGHVDEVLKEIENLK from the coding sequence ATGAAAGCACCGGATTTTGAACTACCTGCAGATAACGGAGAAATAATTAAATTAAGTGATTATAAAGGTAAAACGGTCGTACTGTACTTTTATCCTAAAGACAGCACACCCGGCTGTACTCAGGAAGCATGTTCATTCAGAGATAATTTTGAAAGAATTGCAAATAAAGGTGTAACAGTTTTAGGAATAAGCAAAGACAGTATTAAAAAACATAAAAATTTTAAAGAAAAAAATAAATTACCTTTTTTACTTTTGAGTGATGAAAATAACGATGTGTGTGAAAAATACCAAGTATGGAAAGAAAAAATGAATTTCGGTAAAAAATATTTCGGGATAGAACGTTCAACATTTTTAATAGACAACAAAGGGAATATTGTTAAGGAATGGAGAAAGGTAAAAGTAAACGGACATGTAGATGAAGTTTTAAAAGAGATTGAAAATTTAAAATAA